In one window of Episyrphus balteatus chromosome 3, idEpiBalt1.1, whole genome shotgun sequence DNA:
- the LOC129913439 gene encoding putative polypeptide N-acetylgalactosaminyltransferase 13 translates to MGGLNRKKKYLLLLVLILSTVFFVIQITVQLERESSTTLNIGELKILANLSALSGEFEGFIFNRMVLVNSKKKSDFYFFEKYITDGIGAFRELPDTRDEVCKERLFNVPKKSKVSVIIVFRNEARSTLLRTIVSVLQRTPQRFLNEIIVIDDFSDDETILTDLVKLPFEGDFIKSHRNRKHNKGLIESRNLRAKLATGGDYIVFLDSHSEVNVGWIVPLLDRLASYPAMAVSPVLDSIDATTFQYLASSKDLKGGFDWNLHFRWIPIGEEEREAKNHPSNPFTNIIFFFGVLISRNWFFKLNGFNPLLKGWGGESIEMSIKLWLCGGQIEIVPCSRVGHVFQRTNKQHPQDLPNEEQHLRNRKVIAESWLDEYKYFFFTLNPSLVGVADVKVNGTLTSSTGHDNNNDIRSRRRIQRIKKDGQCRPFSWFLLTIFQELKLPNSDYIAFGKLSSGGKCLKTVSAAFGAGGTFPDVVFKKCYHGDASYWFLSKKDGRLVSDMGTCLSVGTKKSNDSQWPVEVRQMAVVLEECNNAKSWMWKGGKLIYGNTQMCLDNRLSKTVTMTECRRGVASQLFRFSVGGKSG, encoded by the exons ATGGGTGGATTGAATAGAAAGAAGAAGTATCTGCTACTCTTGGTCTTAATACTTAGCACTGTGTTCTTTGTGATTCAAATCACTGTGCAACTAGAACGTGAATCCAGTACCACATTGAATATCGGTGAACTGAAA atccTTGCCAACTTAAGTGCGCTGTCGGGAGAATTCGAAGGATTTATCTTCAATCGGATGGTTCTGGTGAATTCGAAGAAGAAgagtgatttttatttttttgaaaaatacatcaCTGACGGAATTGGAGCGTTTCGTGAACTACCAGATACGCGTGATGAAGT ATGCAAAGAACGTTTATTCAATGTGCCGAAAAAATCTAAAGTATCTGTGATAATCGTATTTAGAAATGAAGCACGATCTACGCTTTTGCGAACAATAGTTTCGGTCTTGCAAAGAACACCGCAACGTTTTTTGAACGAAATCATTGTTATTGATGATTTTAGTGATGATG AAACAATCCTTACCGATCTGGTCAAGTTACCCTTCGAAGGTGATTTTATAAAATCTCACCGCAATCGTAAGCACAACAAAGGTCTGATTGAATCACGTAATCTGCGAGCAAAACTTGCCACCGGTGGTGATTACATTGTATTCCTCGACAGCCATTCAGAGGTAAATGTTGGCTGGATCGTACCACTATTAGACCGCCTAGCCTCATATCCAGCAATGGCCGTAAGTCCGGTATTGGATAGCATTGATGCGACAACATTTCAATACCTAGCCAGTTCAAAGGATCTCAAAGGCGGATTCGATTGGAATTTACACTTTCGTTGGATACCAATCGGGGAGGAGGAACGCGAAGCTAAAAACCATCCATCAAACCCATTTAC GAACATAATATTCTTTTTTGGCGTGTTGATATCCCGAAATTGGTTTTTCAAATTGAATGGATTCAACCCACTTCTGAAG GGTTGGGGAGGTGAGTCAATTGAAATGTCCATAAAACTGTGGCTATGTGGCGGCCAAATTGAGATTGTGCCCTGTAGCCGGGTGGGTCATGTATTCCAAAGGACCAACAAACAGCATCCGCAGGATCTGCCTAATGAAGAGCAACATCTAAG GAATCGTAAAGTCATTGCTGAGTCCTGGCTGGACGAGTACAAGTATTTTTTCTTCACTTTGAATCCGTCGTTGGTTGGTGTTGCTGATGTGAAAGTCAATGGGACACTAACTTCATCAACAGGACACGACAACAACAATGATATTCGGAGTCGTCGTCGAATTCAAAGGATTAAAAAGGATGGACAGTGTCGCCCGTTTTCATGGTTTTTGCTAACCATTTTCCAGGAACTCAA ATTGCCAAACTCAGATTACATTGCATTTGGAAAATTGAGTTCTGGAGGAAAGTGCTTGAAAACTGTTTCGGCCGCATTTGGCGCCGGTGGAACATTTCCAGAtgttgtctttaaaaaatgctACCATGGTGATGCGAGCTATTGGTTTCTCAGTAAAAAAGATGGCCGTCTAGTATCCGATATGGGGACTTGTTTGAGTGTGGGTACTAAAAAATCGAATGACAGTCAGTGGCCTGTAGAAGTGAGACAGATGGCAGTGGTCTTAGAGGAATGTAACAATGCAAAAAGCTGGATGTGGAAGGGTGGCAAATTAATTTATGGAAACACTCAAATGTGTCTAGATAATCGGCTCAGTAAGACTGTAACAATGACGGAATGTCGAAGGGGTGTTGCTTCACAATTATTCAGGTTTTCAGTTGGAGGAAAGTCAGGATAG